One genomic segment of Mytilus galloprovincialis chromosome 5, xbMytGall1.hap1.1, whole genome shotgun sequence includes these proteins:
- the LOC143075467 gene encoding uncharacterized protein LOC143075467, with product MYPFQDATNQGCFSWRPQVRKGKIGRGNGRGGKGRGGRKKGTYIQSSSTESSMSSERDNDKTTISSHDSDHSPVINKVNRQKDKKAKDQEMVETEKHQEKEKEEKAKDQEMVEKEKDQEKEKEEKEKDQEKEKEEKEKDQEKVEKDVTEEKAILQEEEETHYEEVLPDDSFSYAATLTEELGNPIVQDLLQLKMNTEEGILEFDMSKEDDIKIGHYVAVAYESEWFAGLVTEKLNDTFKINFLKKISTGNDYKWPSKEDTSCVRREFIFDTNVELTTKDSYGRIWHIKQYKEIQEKFLSFCQNFFID from the exons ATGTATCCCTTCCAGGACGCTACCAACCAG GGGTGCTTCTCGTGGCGGCCACAAGTCAGAAAGGGTAAAATCGGAAGAGGTAATGGAAGAGGAGGAAAGGGACGAGGTGGTAGAAAGAAGGGCACTTA CATCCAAAGTAGCAGTACTGAGAGTAGCATGAGTAGTGAAAGGGACAATGATAAGACCACTATAAGCAGTCATGACAGTGACCATAGTCCTGTTATAAACAA AGTTAACAGACAAAAGGATAAGAAAGCAAAAGATCAAGAGATGGTAGAGACAGAAAAACATCAAGAGAAAGAGAAGGAGGAGAAAGCAAAAGATCAAGAGATGGTAGAGAAAGAAAAAGATCAAGAGAAAGAGAAGGAGGAGAAAGAAAAAGACCAAGAGAAAGAGAAGGAGGAGAAAGAAAAAGACCAAGAGAAAGTAGAAAAAGATGTTACTGAAGAGAAAGCTATTTTgcaagaagaagaagaaacacATTACGAAGAAGTTCTACCTGATGACAG ctttTCATATGCCGCTACACTTACAGAAGAATTGGGAAATCCCATTGTTCAGGATCTTTTGCAGCTGAAG ATGAATACTGAGGAAGGAATTTTGGAATTTGACATGAGTAAAG AAGATGATATCAAAATTGGGCACTATGTGGCTGTGGCCTATGAGAGCGAATGGTTCGCTGGCCTTGTTACAGAAAAGTTGAATGACACCTTCAAGATaaactttctaaaaaaaatttcaacaggAAATGACTACAAATGGCCATCAAAGGAGGACACATCTTGTGTGAGAAGAGAATTTATATTCGATACAAACGTAGAATtaactacaaaagactcatatgGCCGGATTTGGCACatcaaacaatataaagaaattcaggaaaaatttctttctttttgccaaaatttttttattgattga